CTCGGCCTGCCGCTTCCAGGCGCGGATCGCATCGAGGTCGCGCCAGTAGCTGACGGTGATGCCCTCGCCGGTGGCGGGGTCGCGCGCGCTCTCGATGCCCAGATAGCCCGGCATCGCCGCCGCCAGCGCCACCATGCGCGCCGCGGTCTCGCCATAGCCCTCGGCGTCGGGCTTCAGCACGGAGCAGAAGATCACCGCGTAATAGGGCGGCTCGAACAGGGCATCGGGCATCGGTGTCTCCCGGTGCGATCGGCGACCGGCGGTTTCGTGCGTCCTTCGAGACGGCGTCCGGCTCTGCGGGATCATGCAGGGTTTGGCGTGGCCACAGCAATCGCCGCCGGGGGCGCCGGCCATGCGTCCTTCGAGACGGCGTCCTGCCGGACGCCTCCTCAGGATGAGGACGACCGAGCACGCCATCGGGCCGTTGACCCGGCACCACGTCCCTCATCCTGAGGAGCCGGCCGCAGGCCGGCGTCTCGAAGACGCACCGCCGGTCCGGCAGCGATCGGCGCTGGCACGCGCTGTCGTTCCTCATCCTGGAGGAGCCGGCCAACGGCCGGCGTCTCGAAGGACGCACCGGCGCCGGTCCGGCAGCAATCGGCGATGGCATCCGCCGTCGTCCCTCATCCTGAGGAGCCGCCCGACGGGCGGCGTCTCGAAGGACGCACCGACCGAAACCGCCGGCACTGCCCGGCACGACGTCCCTCATCCTGAGGAGCCGGCCGCAGGCCGGCGTCTCGAAGGACGCACGGGGGCGGCTCCAGGCCTTGAAGCGGCGCGCTCAGGCGGTGCGGCCGTCCTCCCAGACGTGCAGCCTGCGCAGCGCGCGCGGGCCGGTCTCCATGCCTTCGATCGCCTTGGCGAAGGCGGCGAAGTGCGGGGTCTTCAGGTGGGCGTCGAACGCGGCCTCGTCGTCGTAGATCTCGTACAGCGTCACCACGTTGGCCCGCGCCGGGTCGGCGATGTCGCGCAGCACGTCGAACTTGCGGCAGCCGGGTTCGTCGCGCGCCGAGGCGGCGGCGTTGATGCATACCGCCGCGAAGAAGTCCTCGACCCGGTCGGGCGCGAGGGTGAATTCGACCAGGATGACGAAATGCGGCACGGGGTTTCCTCCGGTTGCTGTCGTTCTTGCGTTCGCGGGCTGAATTGCGCGCCGCCGCCGCGCGCGTCAAGCGGGCTCAGCGCCGGGCGGCGAGGGCGGTGACGGCCGGGTCGCCGGCGCCGTCCGCCGCGGTGTCGGCGAACTGGCGCGTGGCGAGCCGGCGATACAGCGCGTTGTCGGCCATCAGCTGCTCGTGGGTGCCGGTGGCGACGATGCGCCCGCTCTCCATCACCAGGATGCGGTCGGCGTCGCGCACGGTCGACAGCCGGTGGGCGATCACCAGCGTGGTCCGCCCGGTGCGCAGCTGGCCCAGCGCCGCCTGCACCTGCGCCTCGCTTTCGGTATCGAGCGCGCTGGTCGCCTCGTCGAGCAGCAGGATCGCCGGGTCGCGGATGATGGCGCGGGCCAGCGCGATGCGCTGGCGCTGGCCGCCGCTGAGCCGCACCCCGCGCTCGCCGATCTCGCTGTCATAGCCCTGGGGCAGGGCGGCGATGAAGCCGTCGGCCGCCGCCGCCCGCGCCGCGGCGGCGACATCGGCCTCGTCCGCCGCCGGCCGGCCGTAGCGGATGTTGTCGCGCACCGAGCCGGAGAAGATCACCGGGTCCTGCGGCACCGTGCCGATCCGCGCCCTGACCGCGGCCGGGTCGGCGGTGGCGATGTCGACGCCGTCGATCGTCACCCGGCCCTCGACCGGGTCGCGGAAGCGCAGCAGCAGCTGGAACAGGGTCGACTTGCCGGCGCCGGACGGGCCGACCACCGCCACCGTCTCGCCCGGTGCCACCGCGAAGCCGACATTGTGCAGCGCGCGGCTCTCCGGCCGGCTCGGATAGTGGAAGCTGACATCCTCGAACGCGACCGCGCCGCGCGCCGGCTCGGGCAGCGGCACCGGGTCGGCCGGCGCCTTGATTTCCGGCTCGCGGTCGATCAGCTCGAACAGCCGCTCGCAGGCGCCGGCGGCGCGCTGCAGGTCGCCGCTGACCTCGCTGAGCCCGCCGACCGCGCCGGCGACGACCACCGCATAGAACACGAAGGCGCTGAGGTCGCCGGGGGTCAGGTCGCCGCGGGTGACGCCGGCGCCGCCCAGGCACAGCATCGCGATCACCGCGGCGAACACCAGGAAGATCACCACCGCGGCCATCAGCCCGCGGGTCGCCACTTGGCGCAGGGCGGCGTGGAAGGCCGCCTCGACCCGGTTGCCGAAGGCGGCGATGTCCTGCGGCTCGTGACCGAAGGCCTGCACGGTGGCGACCGCGCCCAGGGTCTCGCTGGCATAGCCGCCGGCGTCGGCCAGCCGGTCCTGGGCGCCGCGCGACAGCCGGCGCACCCGCCGGCCGAACAGGATGATCGGCACCACCACCAGCGGCACCACCAGCAGCACCACGCCGGTCAGGGTGGCGTTGGTCACCGCCAGCAGCACCGTGCCGCCCAGCAGCAGCAGCATGTTGCGCACCGCCACCGTCGCGGTCGAACCGATGACCAGGTTGACGATGCCGGCGTCGCCGGTCAGCCGGGCCAGCACCTCGCCGGACTTGGCGGTCTCGAAGAACAGCGCGTCCTGGTGGATCACGCGGCGATAGGCGGCGACGCGCAGGTCG
This window of the Alphaproteobacteria bacterium genome carries:
- a CDS encoding putative quinol monooxygenase, whose translation is MPHFVILVEFTLAPDRVEDFFAAVCINAAASARDEPGCRKFDVLRDIADPARANVVTLYEIYDDEAAFDAHLKTPHFAAFAKAIEGMETGPRALRRLHVWEDGRTA
- a CDS encoding ABC transporter transmembrane domain-containing protein, which encodes MSRLSARYGDRPGQKDMAVLRRLIAMTRPYRGRMALAALALLVSTGCVLAIGLALRKFIDDGIGADDSGAFSTALVLFSAIVVLLAGATFARAYLVNWVGERVAADLRVAAYRRVIHQDALFFETAKSGEVLARLTGDAGIVNLVIGSTATVAVRNMLLLLGGTVLLAVTNATLTGVVLLVVPLVVVPIILFGRRVRRLSRGAQDRLADAGGYASETLGAVATVQAFGHEPQDIAAFGNRVEAAFHAALRQVATRGLMAAVVIFLVFAAVIAMLCLGGAGVTRGDLTPGDLSAFVFYAVVVAGAVGGLSEVSGDLQRAAGACERLFELIDREPEIKAPADPVPLPEPARGAVAFEDVSFHYPSRPESRALHNVGFAVAPGETVAVVGPSGAGKSTLFQLLLRFRDPVEGRVTIDGVDIATADPAAVRARIGTVPQDPVIFSGSVRDNIRYGRPAADEADVAAAARAAAADGFIAALPQGYDSEIGERGVRLSGGQRQRIALARAIIRDPAILLLDEATSALDTESEAQVQAALGQLRTGRTTLVIAHRLSTVRDADRILVMESGRIVATGTHEQLMADNALYRRLATRQFADTAADGAGDPAVTALAARR